The Virgibacillus sp. SK37 region AAAACTAGCTCAACTTTTTGCAAAAGCAGGGCTGCCAAAAGGGTATCTTCAGGTAGTTGTAGGATCTGGATCTGAGGTAGGTAAACAAATGCAGGAAGATAAACGAATTTCAACATACACTTTTACAGGAAGTGCTGAAATTGGATTGAAGCTGAAACAAAACACAGGACTTAACAAGTTAATTCTGGAACTCGGAAATAACTCACCAGTCATTGTAGATAAAGATGCAGACATTGACAAAGCGGCAGAGACACTTGCGGTAGCCGGTTTTGCTTATGCAGGCCAAACATGTATTACGCCACAACGGATCTATGTACACCAGGACGTGATAGAAGCATTTCAGGAAAAGCTACTTAATCAGATGGAAAATCTAAAAGTAGGAGATCCATTTGATGAGGAGACCGTTGTTGGGCCACTGATTTCAGAAGATGAAGCAAAACGTGTTGAAAACTGGGTGAATACTGCTGTTCAAGCAGGTGCGAAAATTTTAACAGGTGGAAAACGGGAAGGCGCTATGTATGAACCAACTGTATTATCTCAAGTAACTAAGGATATGGATGTAGTGAGTAAGGAGATATTTGGACCAGTTGTTTCGATAATACCTTATTCTAATCTGCAGACCTGCATTAATGAAGTAAATGAGTCGCCATATGGATTGCAAGGCGGTATTTTCACAGAGAATCTTGATACTGCATTTTATGCAGCACGGAATGTGGAAGTAGGAGGACTAATGATCAATGACTCTTCTCAATACCGTGTTGACCTTATGCCATATGGTGGTGTGAAGGATAGTGGTTGGGGAAAAGAAGGACCTAAATTCTCCATTGAAGAAATGACGGAAGAAAGATTAATTGTGTTAAATCTATAAAAAAGCGAGGTGTAGCCTCGCTTTTTTTAATTTATGATCAAAAATCATTAATAGGAATAGCTCCTTTATGTCTGGGAGAATACCTTATTAGTATAATGTTTTTGTATGTGAAACAACCGTGCTAATAAAGCGATCGCCCCACAACTTAAGCCGACAATGATCCCAACCCAGTATCCAAATGGCTCCAATGAGGTGTAGTTTGCCAAAACCCAGCCGACAGGCAGTCCTATAACCCAATAGGAAATCAGTGCTAATATTAGCGTCACATTCACATCTTTATATCCTCGTAATGCTCCTTGAATAGGCGCACCAAATGCGTCTGCTAATTGGAAGAAGATCGCATAATTAATGAAATGTTTTGTTAGCTCAATTACTTCTGGATTGGAATTATATAATTCAGCTACCCAATCTCTTGTTACATATAACACCGCCCCTGCAAATAAGGCAATGAAAAGGCCACCACTGATGCCTATATATCCATAAATTCTGGCATCCTTTAATCGTTGTCCCCCCAATTCAAAACCAATTGCGATGGTTAATGCCATACCAACACTTAATGGAATCATATAAAGTAAGGAAGCAAAATTAATAGCCGCCTGATGAGCAGCAATTGTATACGTACTATAAACACTCATTAATAATGTGACTGCTGAAAAAATACTCGTCTCGAAAAACATTGCCACTCCAATTGGAACACCAATTTTAAGCTGCTCTCCCCATGCTTGAATGGATGGCTTAATCCAGTTGGAAAACACATAGAATTTGCGAAAAGGCGCAACTCGATAAACGACTCCGACAGCAATAATACAAACAAGCCAGTATGTAATCGTTGTAGCAATTCCAGCCCCAATTCCACCAAAAGCAGGGACGCCAAACTTACCGAATATAAAAACATAATTAAATAGCAGATTCAACGGTAAAGAAATTAAGATAATAACCATGGACATTCTTGTTTGTCCAAGAGCATCTATAAAACAACGCAATGTATTAAATATGAAAAGTGGGATTAGACCAGAACCAAGGGCAATTAAATAATATTTTGCAATGTGACGGACTTTTGGTTCGAGATCCATAAGTTCAAGGACAGGATTTAATGCAAATGCTCCGACAATAAATACTACTATGGCCAATGCTCCGGATAAATAGATGCCTTGCTGTACCTTATTGGAAATCTCTTTATTGGACTGGGCTCCGGTTAAATGGGCAATGATGGGAGTGATCGCTAATAATATCCCATTAACCCCTGTGAAAATAGGCACCCATAGGCTGGAACCGATCGCAACACCAGCCAAATCCTCTGCACTTGCCCTTCCTGACATGACTGTGTCAAAAATATTCATCATATACATGCTAACCTGTGTAATCAGGATAGGAATCAATATAATGCTAAAAAGCTTTAACTTCTCTTTTAAACTTGAGGTAACATACATAATATACTTCCTTTTTCTTCGTTTTTCTAATAGGATATAAGAGAGAACAATAAGAACTATTATACCGTTTTATCCTGCAGTAGGAAAGAAAGGACGTACATGTATGAAAAATAAACGAATTCTCTTTACTGGTGGAGGGACTGCCGGTCACGTTATTGTTAATCTGGCACTTATTCCAAAGTATCAGGAACAAGGATGGGAAATTGATTATATAGGGTCATATGATGGTATTGAAAGGAAATTGATTGGGCAATTAGAAGGAGTAACCTATCATCCGATTTCTACGGGAAAGCTCAGACGTTATATTTCCAAGGAAAATATGAAAGATCCTTTTAAAGTTATAAAAGGTATTTTGCAGGCTGCCAGTTTCATTGGAAAAAGAAAACCAAGCGTTATCTTTTCTAAAGGCGGATTTGTTTCTGTCCCAGTAGTACTTGCAGCCAAGCTTCGTGGGGTACCGGTAATTATTCACGAGTCGGATTTCACACCTGGTCTCGCCAATAAAATAGCTATACCATTCGCGAAAAAAGTGCTGGCAACTTTCCCGGAAACGATGCAATACTTGCCGGAAAAAAAGGCAGAGTATGTAGGGGCAGTCATTCGTGAAGAGTTGTTCAAAGGTGATCGAGAGGCAGGTTTAAAATTTGCCGGCCTGACGAAAGAGAAGCCAGTCCTATTAATTATGGGGGGAAGCGGTGGTGCGAAAAAAATAAACGAAACAGTAAGAGCAGCACTACCTGAACTTCTGAATACCTTCCAGATTATTCACCTTTGTGGACAGGGGAAGGTTGATGCATCTGTAGAAGCAGAGGGGTATGCACAATTTGAATATATTAATGAAGAATTAAAAGATATATTTGCTGCGACAGATTATATTTTATCCCGGGCAGGTTCGAATGCCATCTTTGAATTCCTTGCACTAAGGATTCCCATGCTGCTTGTACCACTATCCAGACAAGCGAGTAGGGGAGACCAAATTATTAACGCCAAATCATTTGCAGAAAAACGTTATGCCCGGGTGGTGGAGGAAGAGAACCTAAATGAAGAAACCCTAATTAATGAAGTTAACCAGTTGAGAGAAATGGCCCCTGTAATGGTTGACCATATGAAAGAATTTAAAAGTGAAAAAGCACGGGATCGAGTGATGGAAATTATTGGTGAAGTGCAGAAATAAGAAATTTCTTTTATGGCAAAATAACAAGCACCATTACATGATAAATACTTTTAATGTATGGTGCTTTTTGCTGCTTAATTATTAGCTAGGCAGTAATGGAATCGCTACTGCCGAAAATAAACTAGCTCTAGGGTTATCCTATTTAAAAATTTCTCCATGTTTAATTATTTTTACCTTTACATTGAAATCTACTTCAATATCCGGATATATGGCACTCCATTTTGCCGCGGTCAGCGGCTTATCCCTTACTTGGGTTCTGTAAATCTTGCCAAAACCTATCGGGTCAACTTCAAGCTCCTTTGTTTGTGACAGCAACTGCTCGTAATCAGATACCAGTTTTTTTTCCATTTCTTCCTCCAATTTTTTTAACACCTTGGGGTCGCTAAGATCGAGCCGTTTGCTGATTTCTAATAAATCAGCTTCTACTTCCAGATTCACATCGAATTTTTTTTCATCTTTATTCGTCACTTTTATCTTAGGCTTCGTACGAAGTATATTTAATGTAGCATTAACCTTTTCTTCGTTAGCGGATTCTTCGTTAAGAAACTTATCCAAAGGTTGGCTAGGAACAGAAATCTCTACCCAACCTCCGCGCATGTCACCTACAAGAAAATTGAGATAATCCCGGTACTTTAAAGGAAGCTCCCCAACTAATTTATCTTCTTTGAATGCTGCAATACTGGTTATTTTCGGAATGCCTTCCACTACGTTAAATATGGGAAGCACCGGGTCAACGCCTACATTGTGATATTCGCTCAGAAACTTAACAAGAGGGACCTGTGGGAAAAGTCTATCTGTAGCACTACTTTCAACCACGCCATATAAGTATTGCCCAATATTCATAGAAATTCCACTTTGCTGAACGGAAAAAACCTCCTCGGCTGTTGTTTTACTTACTGCTAAATACATGGTATCAGGTGTGTTGGGATCACGGGCAAGAGTATTCAAATAAGGCATAATCCCTTTCTCGGCTGCCTCCATTCCATACAGTTCAAATTGAATCTTACCTGAATCAAGCGTGAAATTTGTTTCCATATTCGCATTATCAATCGCCCCCTTTGTGGTACTGCCTGTCCCATTTACTAATTTAGTTATATCGGTCGCCTCAGCCTCAAATTGAAATAAAATTAAAGAAGTTTGGATGTCTCCGTTATCTGTAAGATCAATACCACGAGCATTAATAATCCCCATCTTTTCCAGCTGGTAGCTCTTCAAGCAGCCAGTAAGTATGGTGCATGTGCTGACAAATAGAAGTATAACCATCATTTGTTTCCGTCTCATGGTTTAGCAACTCCTTTTCCTTTCTTCGTTCTTTTCTTCAAGAGGACAAGAGGTAATAAAATATACGGATAAACATAAACGAGCCACAAGCCAAAATTGCTCACAATGTCTGTCATTTTTAAAATGACATAATCGTATTTTATAAAGCTTACTGTTACGATTGTAATCACAGCCACGATATATAACGTGGTTTTTTGCGGGATGCGATAGAGCCGCTTCATTCCATAAGTGATGCCCCACATAACAAGGATGTTATTAGGAAGTACAATCATCAACCATTCCATAACCACCAAATAGTCGACCCGTTCAACAAAGCTAAATGAGACACTTTTGAAAAAACTCAATACCGAGAATTCAATATCACCTAACCCTTGCAAGCCAAAATAACCAATGCTGATGATAGTGGTAAGTAAAAGGATAAGAACCGAATAACCAATACCAAGAAAAACAGGCAATTTGATTTTTTCTTTGTTTTGGATAAACGGGTAAATAAGAAATAGTATTTCAAATCCACCTAGTGTAAATATACTTCCTTTTGCTCCCTGTAACAGGTCTGGTAGGGGGGTAACAAACATGGGAAGGAATTGTGTCCAATCCATTCTGCTTATTGGGTCATAAAGCAGCAATAAGATCCATTGGGTAAAGATAAAAAATAAAAAGCAAACACCGACAATAATGCGCACTCCCCCAAGCACAGCATAAACAATCAGTAACATGATAAGGATGGCGGGTAAATATGTTGCCAGAGTGGGATGCAAAAATATTTGTATTACCTCAATGTAAGTAACAAGTACAGTGATTAACGCAAACCCGAAATAGAGGACATAAAGGCTGCCAAGGAGTTTACCAATCCACTTTCCGAAAACATCTACCTGGATACCAAAAATATCTGCATTCTCATATTGTTTGAGGATAAAAATCATAACGGATACAGTAAGAAGAATGTATACACCACCAATTAGAATTGAGATCCAGGAGTCCTGCTTGGCGAAATGAAATATATGGGAAGGTGCCCCCATGATGCCAACCCCAAGCTGCATTGTCGTGATTATAAAGAACAAATAAAAGGCCCGTATTTTAATATAGGATGGCACCGTATTGTTTATATCCATCTGATCACCTACTCATCAATATCTCTTTTTTTAGCAGCATCTTTTTTATAAAACCGGAAAAGCTCCTTTGGTCTGTACATGCTTGCACGTTTTGTCTGATATTTTAGTGGTGTACGATAAAACACCTTATTTAAATCCTTGTAGCGAAAAGGATATAAAGGCGCAAGATACGGGCGTCCAAGCGAGGTCAAACGCAGTAAATAGATAATTAGAAAAGAGAGCCCCCATACAATGCCTAACAGTCCAAATAGTCCACCGAGTATGACGAGTGGGAAACGGATAATTCGTAATGTCGTACCAAGCAGATAGTTTGGAGAAGTAAAGGAGGCAAGAGCACTCATAGCAACAATGATAATCAGAATACTACTTGTCAATCCTGCTTCCACTGCAGCCTGGCCAATAACGATACCGCCAACGATCCCCATTGTTTGTCCTACTTTGGTAGGTAGTCTTGCACCTGCTTCACGCAATAGCTCAATTAAAAATTCCAGCAATAATGCCTCCAATATGGGAGGAAAAGGAACCTGTGCACGTGATTGACCAATAGATATTAGTAGCTGTGTCGG contains the following coding sequences:
- a CDS encoding aldehyde dehydrogenase family protein, with amino-acid sequence MNNQLNLFIDGEWIETNDKLEVLNKYSGETYAEVSKAGEKEINKAIEGAERAFKQEDLPPYKRYEILKKVSELLQEEKESFTDSIISEAGKPRKQASTEVDRAIQTFEVAAEEAKRISGQGVPVEAAPGSENRMAFTIRVPVGVVGAITPFNFPLNLVAHKIGPALAAGNSVVLKPASTTPVTSLKLAQLFAKAGLPKGYLQVVVGSGSEVGKQMQEDKRISTYTFTGSAEIGLKLKQNTGLNKLILELGNNSPVIVDKDADIDKAAETLAVAGFAYAGQTCITPQRIYVHQDVIEAFQEKLLNQMENLKVGDPFDEETVVGPLISEDEAKRVENWVNTAVQAGAKILTGGKREGAMYEPTVLSQVTKDMDVVSKEIFGPVVSIIPYSNLQTCINEVNESPYGLQGGIFTENLDTAFYAARNVEVGGLMINDSSQYRVDLMPYGGVKDSGWGKEGPKFSIEEMTEERLIVLNL
- a CDS encoding MATE family efflux transporter yields the protein MYVTSSLKEKLKLFSIILIPILITQVSMYMMNIFDTVMSGRASAEDLAGVAIGSSLWVPIFTGVNGILLAITPIIAHLTGAQSNKEISNKVQQGIYLSGALAIVVFIVGAFALNPVLELMDLEPKVRHIAKYYLIALGSGLIPLFIFNTLRCFIDALGQTRMSMVIILISLPLNLLFNYVFIFGKFGVPAFGGIGAGIATTITYWLVCIIAVGVVYRVAPFRKFYVFSNWIKPSIQAWGEQLKIGVPIGVAMFFETSIFSAVTLLMSVYSTYTIAAHQAAINFASLLYMIPLSVGMALTIAIGFELGGQRLKDARIYGYIGISGGLFIALFAGAVLYVTRDWVAELYNSNPEVIELTKHFINYAIFFQLADAFGAPIQGALRGYKDVNVTLILALISYWVIGLPVGWVLANYTSLEPFGYWVGIIVGLSCGAIALLARLFHIQKHYTNKVFSQT
- a CDS encoding undecaprenyldiphospho-muramoylpentapeptide beta-N-acetylglucosaminyltransferase — protein: MKNKRILFTGGGTAGHVIVNLALIPKYQEQGWEIDYIGSYDGIERKLIGQLEGVTYHPISTGKLRRYISKENMKDPFKVIKGILQAASFIGKRKPSVIFSKGGFVSVPVVLAAKLRGVPVIIHESDFTPGLANKIAIPFAKKVLATFPETMQYLPEKKAEYVGAVIREELFKGDREAGLKFAGLTKEKPVLLIMGGSGGAKKINETVRAALPELLNTFQIIHLCGQGKVDASVEAEGYAQFEYINEELKDIFAATDYILSRAGSNAIFEFLALRIPMLLVPLSRQASRGDQIINAKSFAEKRYARVVEEENLNEETLINEVNQLREMAPVMVDHMKEFKSEKARDRVMEIIGEVQK
- a CDS encoding Ger(x)C family spore germination protein, whose translation is MRRKQMMVILLFVSTCTILTGCLKSYQLEKMGIINARGIDLTDNGDIQTSLILFQFEAEATDITKLVNGTGSTTKGAIDNANMETNFTLDSGKIQFELYGMEAAEKGIMPYLNTLARDPNTPDTMYLAVSKTTAEEVFSVQQSGISMNIGQYLYGVVESSATDRLFPQVPLVKFLSEYHNVGVDPVLPIFNVVEGIPKITSIAAFKEDKLVGELPLKYRDYLNFLVGDMRGGWVEISVPSQPLDKFLNEESANEEKVNATLNILRTKPKIKVTNKDEKKFDVNLEVEADLLEISKRLDLSDPKVLKKLEEEMEKKLVSDYEQLLSQTKELEVDPIGFGKIYRTQVRDKPLTAAKWSAIYPDIEVDFNVKVKIIKHGEIFK
- a CDS encoding GerAB/ArcD/ProY family transporter, whose protein sequence is MDINNTVPSYIKIRAFYLFFIITTMQLGVGIMGAPSHIFHFAKQDSWISILIGGVYILLTVSVMIFILKQYENADIFGIQVDVFGKWIGKLLGSLYVLYFGFALITVLVTYIEVIQIFLHPTLATYLPAILIMLLIVYAVLGGVRIIVGVCFLFFIFTQWILLLLYDPISRMDWTQFLPMFVTPLPDLLQGAKGSIFTLGGFEILFLIYPFIQNKEKIKLPVFLGIGYSVLILLLTTIISIGYFGLQGLGDIEFSVLSFFKSVSFSFVERVDYLVVMEWLMIVLPNNILVMWGITYGMKRLYRIPQKTTLYIVAVITIVTVSFIKYDYVILKMTDIVSNFGLWLVYVYPYILLPLVLLKKRTKKGKGVAKP